A region of Maridesulfovibrio sp. DNA encodes the following proteins:
- the rplU gene encoding 50S ribosomal protein L21: MYAIIETGGKQFRVEEGLELNVQKMDAEAGTKVDLDKILLIGQGEDVKIGAPYVEGAKVSCSVVEHGRDKKIVVFKKRRRKDSQTKQGHRQDYTRIKVEAIQA; encoded by the coding sequence ATGTATGCAATAATTGAGACTGGCGGCAAGCAGTTCCGCGTTGAAGAAGGTCTGGAACTCAATGTCCAGAAAATGGACGCTGAAGCAGGCACAAAAGTCGATCTGGATAAAATTCTTCTTATCGGTCAGGGCGAAGACGTTAAAATCGGCGCTCCTTATGTTGAAGGTGCGAAGGTTTCCTGCAGCGTTGTTGAACACGGTCGTGATAAAAAGATCGTTGTTTTCAAGAAAAGACGCAGGAAAGACTCTCAGACCAAACAGGGTCATCGTCAGGACTACACCAGAATCAAAGTGGAAGCCATTCAGGCTTAA
- the rpmA gene encoding 50S ribosomal protein L27, with translation MAHKKAGGSSKNGRDSNAQRRGVKRFGGQEVLAGNILVRQVGSKVHAGKNVGTGKDWTLFALVDGVVEYEKYIRKNRVKTRVHIVPAEA, from the coding sequence ATGGCTCATAAGAAAGCGGGCGGTAGCTCGAAAAACGGTCGCGATAGTAATGCCCAAAGACGTGGTGTAAAACGTTTTGGTGGTCAGGAAGTACTGGCTGGCAACATTCTTGTTCGCCAGGTTGGTAGCAAAGTCCACGCAGGTAAAAACGTAGGCACCGGTAAAGACTGGACCCTGTTTGCACTGGTTGACGGTGTTGTGGAGTACGAAAAATACATCCGCAAGAACCGCGTAAAAACCAGAGTACACATCGTTCCTGCAGAAGCCTAG
- the obgE gene encoding GTPase ObgE — MKFIDEATITVRSGKGGNGCVAFRRERFIPKGGPSGGDGGKGGDLILRGSSNLLTLYDFRLKRVYEAKNGEQGQGRDKYGKGADDLIIDLPLGTLVYEVNREDGSEKLIADLTKEGLKVTVCKGGDGGRGNIHFKSSTNQTPRQAEEGFPGEEKRIRLQLKIIADVGLLGLPNAGKSTFISKISAAKPKIAAYPFTTLVPNLGVVDDNMGNKLVIADIPGLIEGASEGLGLGHRFLKHVERTRFLVHILSAEDLSLEDPLDGFNMLDEELRIFDEEMAAKTQLRVINKIDLLSEEDLESIKAKAEEAGQKIYFISALHSDGVQELLNDMWDRFKAMNQEEADEQDEQQDSDVTRS, encoded by the coding sequence ATGAAATTTATAGATGAAGCAACAATTACGGTACGTTCCGGCAAAGGCGGCAATGGCTGCGTGGCATTCCGCAGGGAAAGATTCATTCCCAAAGGAGGCCCCAGCGGCGGTGACGGCGGCAAGGGCGGAGACCTTATTTTGCGCGGCAGCTCCAATCTGCTGACCCTTTATGACTTCAGACTCAAAAGGGTTTACGAAGCCAAAAACGGTGAACAGGGACAAGGCCGTGATAAATACGGAAAAGGCGCTGATGACTTAATTATTGATCTCCCTCTGGGCACACTTGTATATGAAGTGAACCGGGAAGACGGCAGCGAAAAGCTCATCGCCGACCTTACCAAAGAAGGCCTTAAAGTTACTGTCTGTAAAGGTGGTGACGGCGGACGAGGAAACATTCATTTCAAATCCTCCACCAACCAGACTCCGCGTCAGGCAGAGGAAGGTTTTCCCGGCGAAGAAAAACGCATCCGTCTGCAGCTCAAGATCATTGCAGATGTCGGTTTGCTGGGTCTGCCCAATGCCGGAAAATCGACTTTCATTTCCAAAATTTCAGCTGCGAAACCCAAAATCGCAGCTTATCCCTTCACTACACTCGTGCCCAACCTCGGGGTGGTGGATGACAACATGGGTAACAAGCTGGTCATCGCCGACATTCCCGGCCTGATTGAAGGAGCCAGCGAAGGACTAGGACTTGGGCACCGTTTTCTCAAACATGTGGAAAGGACCAGATTCCTTGTCCACATCCTCAGTGCAGAAGATTTGAGTCTTGAAGATCCGCTGGACGGCTTCAACATGCTTGACGAAGAACTGCGCATCTTTGATGAAGAAATGGCAGCCAAAACCCAGCTTAGAGTAATAAACAAAATCGATCTGCTTTCCGAAGAAGACCTTGAATCAATCAAGGCCAAAGCCGAGGAAGCAGGCCAGAAAATTTATTTCATATCCGCTCTCCACAGCGACGGAGTTCAGGAACTCTTAAATGACATGTGGGACAGATTCAAAGCCATGAATCAAGAGGAAGCAGATGAACAGGACGAACAACAGGATTCAGACGTTACACGAAGCTAA
- the proB gene encoding glutamate 5-kinase translates to MNRTNNRIQTLHEAKRIVVKIGSAVLTTTEGINLGLICRLADQLATLHERGVDIVLVSSGAVAAGRNSIPSGAKLDDLPARQAASAIGQSRLMHEYDETFRRFGLVTSQVLLTRDDLKHRDRFLNARNTLSRLLEWRVIPIINENDTVAVQELEFGDNDTLASLILNVVEADLFINLTSANGVFDKNPDKNPEAKPLACIENIHDLDLDAMCDGKTAVGSGGMFSKMRAANRAAQLGVPTLILSGKDRMIIERVFNGEQCGTWIVPDEKSVSRRKYWLAYHCDPAGDLIVDEGAEKALLSGGKSLLPAGIIDVDGKFKSGELVRVVNKSGKSLAVGLTCYSSNDMVKIIGCKSCDIEAILGKCPYPEAIHRDNLLLDAAL, encoded by the coding sequence ATGAACAGGACGAACAACAGGATTCAGACGTTACACGAAGCTAAACGCATTGTCGTAAAAATAGGCAGCGCGGTACTGACCACGACTGAGGGCATCAACCTCGGCCTGATCTGCCGCCTTGCAGATCAGCTGGCCACCCTGCATGAACGCGGGGTGGATATAGTGCTGGTATCTTCCGGGGCAGTCGCCGCCGGGCGTAATTCCATCCCTTCAGGCGCAAAGCTGGATGACCTGCCTGCGCGTCAGGCTGCTTCAGCCATCGGTCAGTCCCGGCTCATGCATGAGTACGATGAGACCTTTCGCCGTTTCGGGCTTGTGACCTCACAGGTTCTGCTGACCCGTGACGACCTCAAGCACCGCGACCGATTTCTTAATGCGCGCAACACCCTTTCACGCCTTCTTGAATGGCGGGTTATCCCCATCATCAATGAGAACGACACTGTTGCCGTACAGGAGCTTGAATTCGGGGATAATGACACCCTCGCCAGCCTGATCCTGAACGTGGTGGAAGCGGACCTGTTCATTAACCTCACTTCCGCCAACGGTGTTTTCGACAAAAACCCCGACAAAAACCCCGAGGCCAAACCTCTGGCATGCATTGAGAACATCCATGACCTCGACCTCGACGCCATGTGCGACGGCAAGACCGCTGTCGGCTCAGGAGGCATGTTCTCCAAGATGCGTGCAGCCAACCGTGCAGCTCAGCTTGGTGTCCCGACCCTGATTCTCTCCGGCAAGGACCGCATGATAATTGAACGGGTTTTCAACGGAGAACAGTGCGGGACCTGGATCGTCCCGGATGAAAAATCAGTTTCCAGACGCAAATACTGGCTGGCTTACCATTGCGATCCAGCAGGCGATCTGATCGTTGACGAGGGAGCAGAGAAAGCGTTGCTTTCCGGCGGCAAAAGTCTTCTGCCTGCCGGGATAATCGATGTAGACGGTAAGTTCAAATCCGGGGAACTGGTGCGGGTAGTCAACAAATCCGGCAAATCCCTTGCAGTGGGCCTGACCTGCTACAGTTCAAACGACATGGTAAAAATCATAGGCTGCAAGTCCTGCGATATAGAAGCCATTCTCGGTAAATGCCCTTACCCCGAAGCCATTCACCGCGACAATCTGTTACTGGATGCTGCTTTGTAA
- a CDS encoding potassium channel family protein — translation MTGSKNEFRYRPFLFRLYHIFKYSPSKFTVLLGFLVIQIFITPIAGDSLLLQQVLYFYTYLVLLSAVSAIMVNRAKLYAYFGLYGISLVCSIMFFRTRVLGWLGGSEFADMLMLIIAIWGIQRFMWQQKKVTRDLISGAICIYMLAGLVWSDAYSLCEIFKAGSFSGIELLNNVFVIRGALTYFSYVTMLTVGYGDVLPVSLMARSLAILQGLFGQMYLAVFIAGILGAFLSQQKVGSAGEGREPTDEKE, via the coding sequence ATGACCGGATCAAAAAATGAATTCAGATACCGCCCGTTCCTGTTCAGGCTTTACCATATCTTCAAGTACAGCCCGTCAAAATTCACAGTTCTGCTTGGATTTCTGGTTATCCAGATTTTTATCACTCCCATTGCCGGGGACTCTCTTCTCCTGCAGCAGGTTCTGTATTTTTATACCTATCTGGTGCTTCTTTCTGCTGTGTCAGCCATTATGGTCAACAGGGCAAAACTTTATGCTTATTTCGGACTTTACGGGATATCGCTGGTCTGCTCGATAATGTTCTTCAGAACCAGAGTCTTGGGCTGGCTGGGGGGTAGTGAGTTCGCCGATATGCTGATGCTGATCATCGCCATATGGGGAATCCAGCGTTTCATGTGGCAGCAGAAAAAGGTCACCCGGGATCTGATTTCAGGGGCCATCTGCATATACATGCTCGCAGGACTGGTCTGGTCCGATGCCTACAGCCTGTGCGAAATTTTCAAGGCAGGCTCTTTTTCAGGAATAGAGTTGCTGAACAATGTTTTCGTCATCCGGGGAGCCCTGACCTATTTCAGCTACGTTACCATGCTTACCGTAGGTTACGGGGATGTGCTCCCGGTTTCGCTCATGGCCCGGTCTCTCGCCATTTTGCAGGGGCTGTTCGGGCAGATGTATCTTGCAGTATTCATCGCAGGAATTCTGGGAGCATTTCTTTCGCAGCAGAAGGTTGGGTCAGCCGGGGAAGGGCGGGAACCAACAGATGAAAAAGAATAA